In Drosophila innubila isolate TH190305 chromosome 2R unlocalized genomic scaffold, UK_Dinn_1.0 1_C_2R, whole genome shotgun sequence, the following are encoded in one genomic region:
- the LOC117785257 gene encoding catenin delta-2, with protein sequence MNPQQNLNIEPSMVSESGHIQTQYTAFQNFEQYTAAGYSNAPLYISKPAGMGTIPRMAPHCSTIGSQNKIETTSQEVSIPGMEGHALVPTVRYIQAPQFDEGADFGISGLPPCGLEPHYTDEQVGPYGFTTEAPYGLPGVSANMKQFASRPFDNNLNGSEPAIDSQCRSFEGQADFKLAPFATGSLNTAQPRIGEKEDFIGGSDSDLCSTMRWRDPNLSEVISFLSNPNNAIKANAAAYLQHLCYMDDPNKQRTRTLGGIPPLIRLLSYDAPEIHKNACGALRNLSYGRQNDENKRGIKNAGGIEALVHLLCRSQETEVKELVTGVLWNMSSCEDIKRSIIDEALAAIVCNIIKPHSGWDPICSGETCFSTVFRNASGVLRNVSSAGEHARECLRNCENLVESLFYVVRSSIEKNNIGNKTVENCVCILRNLSYRCQEVEDPNYDKHPFIIQERAIPSSSKGENLGCFGTSKKKKDSASNESQQDYIFSTEYSKSTGASNPTGKGYEQLWQPEVVQYYLSLLQSCSNPETLEAAAGAIQNLSACYWQPSIDIRATVRKEKGLPILVELLRMEVDRVVCAVATALRNLAIDQRNKELIGKYAMRDLVQKLPSGNAQHDQNTSDDTITAVLATINEVIKKNPEFARSLLDAGGVDRLMNITRRKEQYTTCVIKFASQVLYTMWQHHELREVYKKNGWKEQDFVNKHFAAHSTPPSSPNNANNTLNRPMASQGRTRYEDRTIQRVPNPSYRNKEATGAAVMSNNDTALLSEMVRKQL encoded by the exons ATGAAtccacaacaaaatttaaatatagagCCGTCGATGGTGTCGGAATCGGGTCATATACAAACCCAGTACACGGCATTTCAAAACTTTGAGCAATACACCGCGGCTGGATATTCAAATGCACCCTTATATATATCGAAGCCAGCGGGCATGGGGACCATTCCTCGAATGGCGCCTCATTGCTCTACAATTGggtctcaaaataaaatagaaaccaCTTCTCAAGAAGTATCAATTCCCGGTATGGAGGGTCATGCATTAGTACCGACCGTAAGATACATTCAAGCTCCACAATTTGATGAAGGTGCCGATTTTGGTATATCTGGTTTACCGCCCTGTGGCCTAGAACCTCATTACACAGATGAGCAAGTAGGTCCATATGGCTTTACTACAGAAGCTCCTTATGGGTTGCCGGGTGTAAGTGCAAATATGAAACAATTTGCTTCGCGGCCATTCGACAATAACCTTAATGGGTCCGAACCAGCTATTGACTCACAATGTAGATCTTTTGAGGGTCAAGCTGATTTCAAATTAGCACCATTTGCCACAGGTTCATTGAACACTGCCCAACCCAGAATTGGTGAGAAGGAGGATTTCATTGGGGGATCCGATAGTGATCTGTGCTCAACAATGAGATGGCGTGATCCAAACCTTTCGGAAGTGATTAGCTTTCTTAGCAATCCAAATAATGCTATCAAAGCGAATGCTGCAGCATATTTGCAGCATTTATGTTACATGGATGATCCAAACAAGCAGCGCACAAGGACGCTTGGAGGAATACCACCTTTAATTCGATTATTGTCATACGATGCACCAGAAATTCACAA aaatgcATGTGGAGCCTTGCGCAATTTATCGTATGGTAgacaaaatgatgaaaataaaCGTGGAATTAAAAATGCTGGCGGAATAGAAGCATTGGTGCATCTTCTATGTCGGTCTCAAGAGACTGAGGTTAAAGAATTGGTAACTGGAGTATTATGGAATATGTCCTCATGTGAAGACATTAAACGGTCAATTATTGATGAAGCGCTGGCTGCTATAGTATGTAACATTATTAAACCGCACTCTGGATGGGATCCCATCTGTTCGGGAGAGACATGTTTTTCCACCGTATTTCGAAATGCTTCTGGAGTGTTGAGAAACGTTAGCTCCGCTGGAGAACATGCCCGAGAATGCCTTCGAAATTGCGAAAACTTGGTGGAATCACTTTTCTACGTAGTACGATCGTCCATTGAGAAGAACAACATTGGAAATAAAACAGTGGAGAACTGTGTTTGTATACTTCGCAATCTCTCCTACAGATGCCAAGAAGTTGAAGATCCTAATTATGATAAACACCCATTTATTATTCAAGAAAGAGCCATTCCATCGTCATCAAAAG GAGAGAACTTGGGCTGCTTCGGAAccagtaaaaaaaagaaggattCCGCATCAAATGAGTCGCAACAAGACTACATATTTTCAACAGAATATTCAAAGAGTACAGGAGCAAGCAATCCAACTGGCAAAGGATATGAACAGCTATGGCAACCGGAAGTTGTACAATATTACCTATCTTTGCTACAAAGTTGCTCAAATCCCGAAACTCTTGAGGCCGCAGCTGGTGCAATTCAAAATCTTTCAGCATGCTATTGGCAGCCCAGCATCGATATTCGAGCAACTGTGCGCAAAGAGAAAGGTCTTCCGATACTCGTGGAGCTATTGCGAATGGAAGTTGATCGTGTCGTTTGCGCCGTTGCGACAGCGTTACGCAATCTGGCCATCGATCAACGGAATAAGGAATTGATTGGCAAATATGCAATGCGCGATTTAGTCCAAAAATTACCATCGGGTAACGCTCAACACGATCAAAATACGTCGGACGACACCATCACAGCAGTATTGGCAACCATTAATGAAGTCATCAAAAAGAATCCAGAATTTGCACGATCACTTTTGGACGCCGGTGGCGTTGATAGACTAATGAATATCACAAGGCGCAAAGAACAATATACAACTTGTGTTATAAAGTTTGCTAGTCAAGTTTTGTACACAATGTGGCAGCATCATGAGCTGCGTGAAGTCTACAAAAAGAATGGTTGGAAGGAGCAGgattttgttaataaacattttgcagCACACAGTACCCCGCCAAGTTCACCAAATAATGCTAACAATACTCTTAATAGACCAATGGCATCTCAGGGACGAACGCGTTACGAAGATCGAACAATCCAACGTGTCCCGAATCCTTCTTATAGAAATAAAGAAGCAACAGGAGCTGCTGTCATGTCCAACAACGATACAGCATTGTTGTCGGAAATGGTTCgaaaacaattataa
- the LOC117783692 gene encoding serine/threonine-protein kinase Genghis Khan yields the protein MDYETSLPELGDLMALTCNERLELLESLLSDPDGDKKLNQSLNLEDNFKGHQYSMDALLDTFILLYDECSNSSLRREKSVSDFLKLAKPFVHIVRKLRLTREDFEILKIIGRGAFGEVCVVRMLSSENIFAMKILNKWEMLKRAETACFREERDVLVLGDRQWITNLHYAFQDNINLYLVMDYYCGGDLLTLLSKFEDKLPEDMAKFYITEMILAVDSIHQLKYVHRDIKPDNVLLDKRGHVRLADFGSCLRLDKDGTVQSNVAVGTPDYISPEILRAMEDGKGRYGTECDWWSLGVCMYEMLYGETPFYAESLVETYGKIMNHQNCFNLPTQDTQHAKLSDASKDLLSKLICIPENRLGQKGLHDFMTHPWFDGIDWKNIRCGLAPYIPEVSSPTDTSNFDVDDNDVRLTDTIPPSANPAFSGFHLPFIGFTFSQNCYSSDSRKFENKNQTSTFADALESSLVCSELSKDSDSSNELLNKQLKTLTEQLLSTKQEKSDLSAKYNEVLERLKTQDSELKEAISQRNGAMMEYSEVTEKLTELRNQKQKLSRQVRDKEEELDAAIQKNDSLRNELRKSDKTRRELELHIEDAVNEASKEKKIREHAEECCRKLQSDFRKSIPNVDATTTPINLTSGIAAYEIERIELQYAEKLNHQQARHNLELEALRDQLSELETANSILSKELQQTHEKLKCTSIDSIAESAETILEFQKRYDLEKSTWLEENQRLSAEVNVKSKNLRDLQTEEVEILKELQVKREAINHWELQMAEIIQWVSDERDARSYLQALATKMTEEIEYLKHVGTFNNNAVDHKNWRNRRSQKLDKMELLNLQSALQREIQAKAFIAEELSQTRAELISTQKEACDFKKRCDSVLYDLKKKENELRDLQKVDIDYSESFLNKSSHQNNAFFKDISINTDSIDTVESYVNDTRDNISTSSNLFQSSNTGMLFNYESKYAHKTAKDNLSIKTSTMNDDIRSESSLNYEESKKKTSGNTSIHQFLVRTFSSPTKCNHCTSLMVGLTRQGVVCEICGFACHTVCCQRVPTMCPVPMDQTKRPLGIDPTRGIGTAYEGYVKVPKSGVIKRGWIRQFVVVCDFKLFLYDISTDRCALPSVSVSQVLDMRDPEFSVGSVRESDVIHAAKKDVPCIFKIKTALIESGISLNTLMLADNESEKSKWVIALGELHRILKRNNLPNTAIYKVNEILDNTLSIIRNALCSVITYPNQILLGTEDGLFYLNLDSYEIARIGETKKILQLWYIEEEQIIVILCGKQRHLRLLPIRALEASDVEWIKVVESKNCISACTGIIRRYPSIVYSFIIALKRPNNHTQIIVYEINRTRTRHQKTCEFTIGYLAQHVQILSDMRLVVAHQSGFTAYFLRGEATAMSLVHPENQLCAFLNYSGVDAVRVIEILCPTGGTFGEYLLVFQTLAIYVDLQGRKSRDREIMYPAFPTYITYSDGHLLVFSETHLDIFNTQTSEWVQSIGIKQSLPLNNVGNVVLTSINDTPLIVYLANIHTKGLLQHRDSDRKGVSNIKRRFSIREINKTVKSDRRSKMISAPSNFNHISHMGPGDGIQNQRLLDLPTTLETAEHTNKQLISSLNSVNQLRKSNFLDQTDGNSEDFGNDNIPSRTPSPMGALLFDDLNNID from the exons atgGATTATGAAACCTCCTTACCTGAGCTCGGTg aCCTAATGGCGCTGACTTGTAATGAGAGGCTCGAACTTTTGGAGTCACTTTTAAGTGATCCCGATGGCGATAAGAAGTTAAATCAAAGCCTAAATTTGGAGGATAATTTTAAAGGGCATCAGTACTCCATGGATGCTTTATTGGACACATTTATCCTACTTTACGATGAATGCAGTAATTCATCTCTACGTAGAGAGAAAAGTGTATCCGATTTTCTAAAACTTG cAAAACCCTTTGTTCACATTGTAAGAAAACTTCGGCTAACGCGTGAggattttgaaatattaaaaatcattggaCGCGGAGCATTTGGTGAAGTCTGCGTTGTACGCATGCTCTCATCAGAAAACATTTTcgcaatgaaaatattaaataaatgggaAATGCTAAAACGAGCAGAGACAGCTTGTTTTCGTGAAGAAAGGGATGTGTTAGTACTTGGAGATCGTCAGTGGATTACAAACTTGCATTATGCGTTTCAGGATAATATCAATTTG tACCTGGTTATGGACTATTACTGTGGTGGCGACTTATTAACGTTATTGAGCAAGTTTGAAGATAAGCTTCCCGAAGACATGGCCAAGTTTTACATAACTGAAATGATATTGGCAGTTGATAGCATTCATCAACTGAAATATGTTCACAGAGATATAAAGCCAGACAATGTTTTGTTGGATAAGAGGGGACACGTACGATTAGCTGACTTTGGTTCATGTTTACGTTTGGATAAGGATGGAACCGTTCAGTCAAATGTGGCAGTAGGAACCCCCGATTATATATCTCCTGAAATTCTAAGAGCCATGGAGGATGGAAAAGGACGTTATGGCACTGAATGCGATTGGTGGTCCTTGGGCGTTTGTATGTACGAAATGCTGTATGGAGAGACTCCATTTTATGCCGAAAGTCTAGTGGAAACCTATGGCAAAATAATGAATCAtcaaaattgctttaatttaccAACACAAGATACGCAACACGCAAAGTTATCGGATGCATCCAAGGATTTACTTTCCAAATTGATATGTATACCTGAGAATCGACTTGGTCAAAAGGGTTTACACGATTTTATGACACATCCGTGGTTCGATGGCATCGATTGGAAGAATATTAGATGTGGCCTCGCACCGTATATACCAGAAGTGTCGAGTCCAACAGATACATCGAATTTCGACGTCGATGATAATGATGTCAGATTAACGGACACGATTCCTCCTTCGGCCAATCCAGCATTTTCTGGTTTTCATTTACCATTTATTGGATTTACATTCTCACAAAATTGTTACTCATCAGactctagaaaatttgaaaataaaaaccaaacttCTACATTTGCTGATGCTCTTGAAAGTTCGCTTGTGTGTAGTGAACTATCCAAAGATTCAGATAGCTCCAACGAGTTGCTAAATAAGCAGTTGAAAACATTAACAGAACAACTATTGTCAACCAAACAGGAAAAGAGTGATTTATCTGCAAAATATAACGAGGTTTTGGAGCGCCTTAAAACTCAAGACTCTGAACTTAAAGAAGCTATCTCTCAGCGTAATGGTGCAATGATGGAATATTCGGAAGTAACCGAAAAATTAACCGAACTTCGAAACCAAAAACAGAAACTATCGAGACAGGTAAGGGATAAGGAAGAAGAGCTCGATGCGGCAATACAGAAAAATGATAGCTTGAGAAATGAATTGCGAAAGTCTGATAAAACTCGAAGAGAACTCGAATTGCATATTGAAGATGCTGTTAACGAAGCAtcaaaggaaaaaaaaatcagagaGCATGCAGAAGAATGTTGCCGAAAATTGCAAAGCGATTTTCGAAAGTCTATACCAAATGtggatgcaacaacaactcccATAAATCTTACGTCGGGAATAGCAGCATACGAAATCGAACGAATCGAACTTCAATATGCGGAAAAACTGAATCATCAACAAGCGCGTCACAATTTGGAGCTAGAAGCTCTGCGAGATCAGCTTAGTGAGCTGGAAACGGCAAACTCAATACTGTCCAAGGAATTGCAGCAAACacatgaaaaattaaagtgtACTTCAATTGATTCGATTGCTGAATCAGCGGAAACGATTTTAGAATTTCAGAAGAGATACGATTTAGAGAAATCAACGTGGCTCGAAGAAAATCAAAGGTTAAGTGCTGAGGTGAACGTAAAATCAAAGAATTTACGTGATCTACAAACTGAGGAAGTTGAAATTCTTAAAGAATTGCAAGTGAAACGCGAAGCAATTAACCATTGGGAGCTACAAATGGCCGAGATTATCCAATGGGTGTCAGACGAACGAGATGCCCGCAGCTACTTACAAGCTCTGGCTACAAAGATGACGGAAGAAATCGAATATCTAAAGCATGTTGGAACCTTTAACAATAATGCCGTAGATCATAAAAACTGGCGAAATAGGCGATCACAAAAACTGGATAAAATGGAGTTACTCAATTTGCAAAGTGCCCTTCAACGGGAAATTCAAGCCAAGGCATTTATAGCTGAAGAGTTAAGTCAAACAAGGGCTGAATTGATTTCTACCCAGAAGGAAGCATGTGATTTTAAAAAGAGATGTGATTCAGTTTTGTATGAtctaaaaaagaaagaaaatgaacTGAGGGATTTACAAAAAGTTGATATCGATTATTCTGAatcatttttgaataaatctTCGCATCAAAATAATGCTTTCTTTAAAGATATATCTATAAACACGGACTCGATCGACACCGTGGAATCATATGTTAACGATACTAGAGACAATATTTCAACCTCATCGAATTTGTTTCAATCATCAAATACTGGAATGCTATTTAATTACGAATCAAAATATGCACATAAGACTGCTAAGGACAATTTGAGTATTAAGACGTCTACCATGAATGATGACATACGATCTGAGAGTAGTTTAAATTACGaagaatcaaaaaagaaaacttctGGCAATACTTCAATCCACCAATTCCTTGTGCGCACTTTCAGTAGTCCAACAAAATGTAATCACTGCACCTCATTAATGGTTGGACTAACAAGGCAAGGTGTAGTTTGTGAAATTTGTGGTTTCGCCTGTCACACAGTATGTTGCCAAAGAGTTCCGACCATGTGTCCAGTTCCTATGGATCAAACGAAGAGACCGTTGGGCATCGATCCTACGAGGGGAATTGGAACAGCATATGAAGGCTACGTTAAGGTCCCTAAATCTGGAGTCATTAAACGAGGATGGATTCGTCAATTTGTTGTCGTCTGCGACTTTAAACTATTTCTGTACGATATATCAACTGATCGATGTGCGCTACCAAGTGTTAGTGTATCCCAAGTGTTGGATATGCGAGATCCCGAATTTTCCGTTGGTAGCGTACGGGAAAGTGATGTAATACATGCAGCTAAAAAAGATGTACCATGTATATTTAAG atAAAAACAGCTCTAATTGAAAGTGGAATCTCATTAAACACTCTGATGTTAGCTGATAATGAATCTGAGAAATCCAAATGGGTTATCGCATTAGGAGAACTTCATCGAATATTAAAACGAAATAATTTACCAAATACGGCCATTTACAAAGTCAACGAAATATTGGATAACACTTTATCGATTATACGAAATGCTCTATGCTCTGTTATTACATATCCAAATCAAATTCTTTTAGGAACCGAAGATGggttattttacttaaatttggATTCATATG AAATCGCTCGAATTGGtgaaacaaagaaaattcTTCAATTATGGTATATAGAAGAAGAGCAGATAATTGTTATTCTGTGTGGAAAACAACGGCATTTGAGGCTTCTACCTATCAGGGCATTGGAGGCAAGTGACGTGGAATGGATTAAAGTCGTCGAGTCTAAAAACTGCATTTCCGCGTGTACCGGAATTATTCGCCGATACCCAAGCattgtttattcatttattattgcaCTTAAGAGACCCAATAATCACACACAAATCATTGTTTATGAGATTAATCGAACGCGTACAAGGCACCAAAAAACGTGCGAATTCACAATCGGATATTTAGCTCAACATGTTCAAATATTATCCGACATGCGCCTGGTTGTTGCTCATCAAAGTGGATTTACGGCGTATTTTTTAAGAGGAGAAGCAACTGCTATGT CTTTAGTTCATCCGGAAAATCAGTTATGCgcatttttgaattattctGGCGTTGATGCTGTGAgagtaattgaaatattatgcCCAACGGGTGGCACCTTCGGAGAATACCTTTTAGTATTTCAAACCCTCGCTATATATGTTGACTTACAAGGACGCAAATCTCGTGACCGAGAAATAATGTATCCGGCTTTCCCTACgtatataa CTTATTCCGACGGACATTTATTGGTATTCTCGGAGACTCACTTGGATATTTTCAACACACAAACTTCTGAATGGGTTCAATCTATTGGTATAAAACAGTCACTTCCATTAAACAATGTAGGCAACGTTGTTTTAACATCTATTAATGATACACCCTTAATAGTTTACTTGGCTAATATTCATACGA AGGGACTATTGCAACATCGGGATAGTGACCGAAAGGGAGTCAGCAATATTAAACGTAGATTTTCAATcagagaaataaataaaacagtaaAAAG TGATCGGAGATCCAAGATGATATCAGCTCCATCTAACTTCAACCATATTTCTCATATGGGTCCTGGAGATGGTATTCAAAATCAACGCCTATTAGATTTGCCTACAACTTTAGAAACAGCCGAGCACACTAACAAACAACTCATATCTTCATTAAATTCCGTAAACCAATtgagaaaatcaaattttctggATCAAA CTGATGGCAACTCTGAGGATTTCGGTAATGATAACATACCCTCTAGGACTCCCAGCCCAATGGGGGCATTACTTTTTGATGATCTTAACAATATAGATTAA